The nucleotide window TTCAGCTTGTGGTGCTTCTAATTGTAAATGTTCTAGGACAATATCATCCATTTTTTGTTTTTGAAGTGAAAGCGGTACATTGTAAAGTGTTTCTTCATCACGAGATTCAATAACCTCTGAAGCTTTAATGTCACAAAATAGAGCAATTTTATCTTTCATCTCTTGGGAAACTGGTTGCTCCGTACGAACAACGATAATGTTTGGTTGAATTCCTAAGCTACGAAGTTCTTTTACGCTATGTTGTGTTGGTTTAGTTTTCATTTCGCCAGCTGCTTTGATGTATGGAATTAAAGTTGTATGGATGTAAAGAACATTTTCCGCACCTACATCTCCTTTAATTTGGCGAATCGCTTCTAGAAATGGTAATGATTCGATATCTCCAACAGTTCCACCAATTTCGGTAATAATAATGTCTGAATTAGTCATACGGGCTGCACGGAAAACACGATCTTTTAATTCGTTCGTAATATGTGGAATAACTTGCACTGTTCCACCTAAGTAGTCCCCGCGACGCTCTTTTTTGATAACTTCTGAATAAACTTTACCAGTTGTTACATTGCTGTATTTATTTAAGTTAATATCAATAAAACGTTCGTAGTGACCAAGATCCAAGTCCGTTTCTGCACCATCATCTGTTACATAAACTTCCCCATGTTGGTATGGGCTCATTGTCCCTGGGTCGACGTTGATGTATGGATCAAATTTTTGAATGGTAACACTAAGTCCACGATTTTTCAGCAAACGCCCGAGTGAAGCTGCTGTGATTCCTTTTCCGATTGACGAAACTACGCCACCTGTAACGAAAATATACTTTGTCATGTTAAAAAAATCTACTCCTTCCTGAAATAAAAAACTTGCAGGGTTCTGACTATTTTCCTGCTGGGGTGGGAAATTGCCAGACAAAACAATATTGCGATTCTTTTCTACGCACTTATCGCAATTTCAAGTATTTTGTAAACCAAAATAAAAAACACTCCGCCTACTTCATAAAAGTAAGGGAGCGCTGAATCTCATAAATATCCGTCCCTATAAAAGGGAGCCCAAATAAAATACTACTAATGATGGCCACATAAGTCAAGCCTTTATTTTTTGAAACCGCCATCAATCCCTTTAACTCGTAATAAAAAAATCAGATAGACGCTCTTAATGAAAAAAAGAGTATCTATCTGATTTTAAATTTTTATTTATCTTCTGGGTCTTCTGTATAATCTCCATCTGTGTAGTCATCTTCTACAGTAGCTAAGTCGCCTTCGATGCCATCTGGTAAGTGATCATCGTCGTCTTCATCTTCATCAAGTAAGACATCTGCAAGAGAGATTTCTTCTTCACCAAGTTCTTCCACGATTTCTTCATCATCATAGTCAACGTCATCATCCAGAATTTCATCTTCGTCGTCATCATCAGATTTGCGTTTTTTCTTCGGTGTTGTTTGTGTTTGAACTTCTTCATCAATTGCATCCATTGGATACCAAGCTCGAAGTCCCCATGTATTGTTACCAAGGGAAATAAAGTTACCATCAATATTCATATCTGTATAAAATTGAACAAGACGCTCCCTTATTTCTGCATCTTTCAAGCCTAGGAACGTTTGAATCTCTTTCACTAATTCAGGGAAAAGGATTGTTTCTTTCCGCTGTTCCAAAATAAAATGTGCAACATCAATTAAAGATAGCTCACTGCGTTCTTCTTGCGTTAAGTTCTTTAAATCCAAAACTGGCACGCCCTTTCTATCATAATTCCAATTTATTTAGCTGTTATTTTTTTCGTTCAGCCCAACTTCACTATTTTACATGTTATTTCTGGCAAGTACAACCTAAATTTACTAATTACATCAATTCTTCTTGACTATTTTATATCCGATGTAAAAGAATAGGATGGCCATTAAAAGAATTGGGATTGATCCAAGTTGAAAGTCGTAGAGAATATAGATTGCGACGCACAGAAACACGAAAAGCAGCGCCAAAATTATTAATCGCTTCATCATATGCTCTCCCCGTTTTTTCAATTACCTATGTTTCTATTAACTTTAGTACATTTTGGTTATGACGTCAACGAGTAACCTATATATTTAAGGTTTCACATTTTTTCTGGTGCAGAAACACCAAGTAAGGTCAGACCATTTCTAAGGGTAATTTGAGCTGTCTTGATAAGTGCTAGCCTAGCCTTCGTTACTTCTAAATTATCCATATCAAGCACTTTATTACTATTATAAAAACGGTGGAATGCACTAGCTAAGTCATTTAAATAACGTACAATCCGGTGAGGCGCTCTTTTTACAGCAGCTTCTGCAACAACATCTGCAAATTCACCTAATACTTTTAATAAATCGTATTCTGCTTCTGTTTGAAGTAAGCTCATGTCTGCATCTTTTGAAACATCTAAGTTTTGTTCTTTACCAGAACGTAAAATACTGGAAATTCTTGCATGGGCATACTGAACATAATAAACTGGATTATCGTTAGAAGTCGATTTCGCTAAGCTCATATCAAAATTCATATGGGTATCCGAACTACGCATCGCAAAGAAATATCTCGTCGCATCTAAGCCAACTTCTTCAATTAAGTCACGCATCGTAACTGATTTCCCAGTCCGTTTACTCATTTTAACCTGTACACCATCTTCAAATAAATGTACTAATTGAATGATTTCTACTTCTAATTGATTCGGCGAGTACCCTAATGCCTCAATTGCTGCACGCATCCGCGGAATATAACCGTGGTGATCTGCCCCCCAAATATCGATTAACACATCAAAGCCACGCTCTAATTTGTTTAAATGGTAAGCAATATCTGGTAAGAAATAAGTATAACTCCCATCCGATTTAATTAACACGCGATCTTTATCGTCTTCGAAATCAGTAGTTCTTAACCATGTTGCCCCATCCTGCTCATAAATATAGCCGTTTTGACGTAACCGTTCAAGTGCAGGTAAAACTTTATTTTCTTCGTATAGGGATGTTTCTGAAAACCACTCATCAAAGGATACGCGGAATTCTTCTAAATCAGCACGCAATTTAGCAGTTTCAAAAGCAAGTGCATCAACCCGGAAAACGGAACGACGCTCTTCTTCGCTGGTATGAACGTATTTATCACCATATTTCGCTGCTAAGTCTTTTCCAAGCGAGATAATATCT belongs to Listeria ivanovii subsp. ivanovii and includes:
- a CDS encoding CTP synthase, which codes for MTKYIFVTGGVVSSIGKGITAASLGRLLKNRGLSVTIQKFDPYINVDPGTMSPYQHGEVYVTDDGAETDLDLGHYERFIDINLNKYSNVTTGKVYSEVIKKERRGDYLGGTVQVIPHITNELKDRVFRAARMTNSDIIITEIGGTVGDIESLPFLEAIRQIKGDVGAENVLYIHTTLIPYIKAAGEMKTKPTQHSVKELRSLGIQPNIIVVRTEQPVSQEMKDKIALFCDIKASEVIESRDEETLYNVPLSLQKQKMDDIVLEHLQLEAPQAEMTDWKDLVHRVKNLSKKVRIGLVGKYVSLQDAYLSVAEALRHAGYDHDAEIEIDWIDSEKVTKENVAEIMKDIDGILVPGGFGDRAIEGKIAAIQYARENKVPYFGICLGMQLATVEFARNVLGLEGAHSAEIKPETNHNIIDLLPEQKNIENMGGTLRLGLYPARIKQGTKTEAAYGKTLVEERHRHRYEFNNEYREQMEEAGMIVSATSPDGRLVEVVELKDHPWFVACQYHPEFISRPNRPQSLFKDFIGAALKNK
- the rpoE gene encoding DNA-directed RNA polymerase subunit delta; protein product: MDLKNLTQEERSELSLIDVAHFILEQRKETILFPELVKEIQTFLGLKDAEIRERLVQFYTDMNIDGNFISLGNNTWGLRAWYPMDAIDEEVQTQTTPKKKRKSDDDDEDEILDDDVDYDDEEIVEELGEEEISLADVLLDEDEDDDDHLPDGIEGDLATVEDDYTDGDYTEDPEDK
- the argS gene encoding arginine--tRNA ligase, which codes for MNVMQENQVKLIEHIKQAVVQAVGLEEAEVPEILLEVPKDKKHGDYSTNIAMQLARVAKKAPRQIAESIVPELKKDNKLIKEVEIAGPGFINFYLDNAYLTDLVPVILAEDDMYGKSDFGKGEKFQIEFVSANPTGDLHLGHARGAAIGDSLANIMTMAGYKVSREYYINDAGNQINNLVLSAEARYFEALGLEAEFPEDGYRGADIISLGKDLAAKYGDKYVHTSEEERRSVFRVDALAFETAKLRADLEEFRVSFDEWFSETSLYEENKVLPALERLRQNGYIYEQDGATWLRTTDFEDDKDRVLIKSDGSYTYFLPDIAYHLNKLERGFDVLIDIWGADHHGYIPRMRAAIEALGYSPNQLEVEIIQLVHLFEDGVQVKMSKRTGKSVTMRDLIEEVGLDATRYFFAMRSSDTHMNFDMSLAKSTSNDNPVYYVQYAHARISSILRSGKEQNLDVSKDADMSLLQTEAEYDLLKVLGEFADVVAEAAVKRAPHRIVRYLNDLASAFHRFYNSNKVLDMDNLEVTKARLALIKTAQITLRNGLTLLGVSAPEKM